In a single window of the Pongo abelii isolate AG06213 chromosome 1, NHGRI_mPonAbe1-v2.0_pri, whole genome shotgun sequence genome:
- the SRSF10 gene encoding serine/arginine-rich splicing factor 10 isoform X6: MKAKEGRNVYSSSRYDDYDRYRRSRSRSYERRRSRSRSFDYNYRRSYSPRNSRPTGRPRRSRSHSDNDRFKHRNRSFSRSKSNSRSRSKSQPKKEMKAKSRSRSASHTKTRGTSKTDSKTHYKSGSRYEKESRKKEPPRSKSQSRSQSRSRSKSRSRSWTSPKSSGH, translated from the exons ATGAAAGCCAAGGAAGGGAGGAATGTGTACAGTTCTTCACGCTATGATGATTATGACAGATACAGACGTTCTAGAAGCCGAAGTTATGAAAGGAGGAGATCAAGAAGTCGGTCTTTTGATTACAACTATAGAAGATCGTATAGTCCTAGAAA CAGTAGACCGACTGGAAGACCACGGCGTAGCAGAAGCCATTCCGACAATGATAG ATTCAAACACCGAAATCGATCTTTTTCAAGATCTAAATCCAATTCAAGATCACGGTCCAAGTCCCAGcccaagaaagaaatgaaggctaAATCACGTTCTAGGTCTGCATCTCACACCAAAACTAGAGGCACCTCTAAAACAGATTCCAAAACACATTATAAGTCTGGCTCAAGATATGAAAAGGAATCAAGGAAAAAAGAACCACCTAGATCCAAATCTCAGTCAAGATCACAGTCTAGGTCTAGGTCAAAATCTAGATCAAGGTCTTGGACTAGTCCTAAGTCCAGTGGCCACTGA